A region of Streptomyces sp. WMMC500 DNA encodes the following proteins:
- a CDS encoding phosphoadenylyl-sulfate reductase produces MTVIEDADTDTAALAERAGRELEDAPALEILRWAADTFGKRFCVTSSMQDMVVAHLASRVQPGVDVLFLDTGYHFPETIGTRDAVAAVMDVNVVSLTPRQTVAEQDAEYGPRLYERNPDLCCALRKMQPLEDGLAAYDSWATGLRRDESPTRAGTPVVGWDAKRRKVKVSPIARWTEADVQSYVAEHGVLTNPLLADGYPSIGCAPCTRRVAPGEDARAGRWAGFAKTECGINV; encoded by the coding sequence ATGACGGTCATCGAAGACGCGGATACGGATACCGCGGCGCTTGCCGAGCGGGCCGGCCGCGAACTGGAGGACGCCCCGGCGCTGGAGATCCTGCGCTGGGCGGCGGACACCTTCGGCAAGCGCTTCTGTGTCACCTCGTCCATGCAGGACATGGTCGTCGCGCATCTGGCGTCCCGCGTCCAGCCGGGCGTGGACGTCCTCTTCCTCGACACCGGCTACCACTTCCCCGAGACCATCGGCACCCGCGACGCGGTCGCCGCCGTGATGGACGTGAACGTCGTCTCGCTCACGCCCCGGCAGACGGTCGCGGAGCAGGACGCCGAGTACGGCCCCCGGCTGTACGAGCGCAACCCCGACCTGTGCTGCGCGCTGCGCAAGATGCAGCCGCTGGAGGACGGCCTCGCCGCGTACGACTCCTGGGCCACGGGCCTGCGCCGCGACGAGTCGCCGACGCGCGCGGGCACCCCGGTCGTCGGCTGGGACGCCAAGCGCCGCAAGGTGAAGGTCTCGCCGATCGCCCGCTGGACGGAGGCCGACGTGCAGAGTTACGTCGCCGAGCACGGCGTGCTGACGAACCCGCTGCTGGCCGACGGCTACCCCTCCATCGGCTGCGCGCCGTGCACCCGCCGGGTCGCCCCCGGCGAGGACGCCCGCGCCGGCCGCTGGGCGGGCTTCGCCAAGACCGAGTGCGGCATCAACGTCTGA
- a CDS encoding peptidylglycine alpha-amidating monooxygenase: MPVGPATADTVYEPVPLWAKIPHGIWLREATSVAVDSADRVYVFNRGNMPVLVFDPDGNVVDMWGNDTPYLGTELYEDPYGNTQPRWRGCRFTRPHAVTVDHEDHLWLVDDVGNRITKTDRAGTTLLTLGTGEPSGFQSGEPFNRPTDVAICPRTGDVFVSDGYGNSRVHHYDAAGRHLASWGTPGTDPGSFSLPHALTLADAADGDGTVVVCDRENHRVQVFSRAGDFRTTWHAHKAVAVCATGTGPDTRLYVAEQGPPPVQHGVPGIGHKIRVFDTAGREVTRFGADLPGESPASFNWLHSIAVDSAGDVYAAEVSYVEVGSKLSPPRELVSLRKWRRATG, translated from the coding sequence ATGCCCGTCGGGCCCGCGACCGCTGACACCGTCTACGAACCCGTCCCCCTCTGGGCGAAGATCCCGCACGGGATCTGGCTCAGGGAAGCCACCTCCGTGGCCGTCGACTCGGCCGACCGGGTCTACGTCTTCAACCGCGGCAACATGCCGGTGCTCGTCTTCGACCCGGACGGCAACGTTGTCGACATGTGGGGCAACGACACCCCGTACCTCGGCACCGAGCTGTACGAGGACCCCTACGGCAACACCCAGCCGCGCTGGCGCGGCTGCCGCTTCACCCGCCCGCACGCGGTCACCGTCGACCACGAGGACCACCTCTGGCTCGTCGACGACGTCGGCAACAGGATCACCAAGACCGATCGCGCGGGCACCACCCTGCTGACCCTCGGCACCGGCGAGCCCAGCGGCTTCCAGAGCGGCGAGCCCTTCAACCGCCCCACGGACGTGGCGATATGCCCGCGCACGGGCGACGTCTTCGTCAGCGACGGCTACGGCAACTCCCGTGTCCACCACTACGACGCCGCCGGCCGCCACCTCGCCTCCTGGGGCACCCCCGGGACGGACCCGGGCAGCTTCAGCCTCCCGCACGCGCTGACCCTCGCGGACGCCGCCGACGGCGACGGCACCGTCGTCGTCTGCGACCGCGAGAACCACCGCGTCCAGGTCTTCTCCCGCGCCGGCGACTTCCGCACCACCTGGCACGCGCACAAGGCCGTGGCCGTCTGCGCCACGGGCACCGGCCCCGACACCCGCCTCTACGTCGCCGAACAGGGCCCGCCCCCGGTGCAGCACGGCGTCCCCGGCATCGGCCACAAGATCCGCGTCTTCGACACCGCGGGCCGCGAGGTCACCCGCTTCGGCGCGGACCTCCCCGGCGAGTCCCCGGCCAGCTTCAACTGGCTGCACAGCATCGCGGTCGACTCGGCGGGCGACGTGTACGCGGCGGAGGTGTCGTACGTCGAGGTGGGCAGCAAACTGAGCCCGCCGCGCGAGCTGGTGAGCCTCCGCAAGTGGCGCCGCGCCACCGGCTGA
- a CDS encoding ABC transporter substrate-binding protein: MKRTAATLTLLSALLAAAACAPDTSDDDDGGDSGGDGNGKKVTLTLNWVPYGEHAAFYYGVEKGFYADEGIDLEIKPGNGSAATIQQVAQNQTDFGWADTPPLMAGIGEGMGVKSLGVYLQKGPSSVQFVSDENIKEPADLEGKTVAGTPGDAMYATFPGWLEANDVDPSKVKVVNVQPADKISQLAAGKVDAIMGFFHDQGPTIENTTGETVDYILFSDFGMNVLGTGIVASDKLLADDPELAKAFVRATTKSWEEVEANQEEAVKIMSEAATEPPPDNVLANQLKDTLPLLEGDGGAIGVNSEESWQETIDLLSEGGMLKEAMKPADYWDASYAAKG, encoded by the coding sequence ATGAAACGCACCGCGGCGACACTCACCCTGCTGAGCGCGCTGCTCGCGGCCGCCGCCTGCGCCCCCGACACGTCGGACGACGACGACGGCGGCGACTCGGGCGGCGACGGCAACGGCAAGAAGGTCACGCTGACCCTCAACTGGGTGCCGTACGGTGAGCACGCCGCCTTCTACTACGGCGTGGAGAAGGGCTTCTACGCCGACGAGGGCATCGACCTGGAGATCAAGCCCGGCAACGGCTCCGCCGCCACCATCCAGCAGGTCGCGCAGAACCAGACCGACTTCGGCTGGGCCGACACCCCGCCGCTGATGGCCGGCATCGGCGAGGGCATGGGGGTCAAGAGCCTCGGCGTGTACCTCCAGAAGGGCCCGTCCTCCGTCCAGTTCGTCTCCGACGAGAACATCAAGGAGCCGGCCGACCTGGAGGGCAAGACCGTCGCGGGCACGCCGGGCGACGCGATGTACGCCACCTTCCCCGGGTGGCTGGAGGCCAACGACGTCGACCCCTCGAAGGTGAAGGTCGTCAACGTCCAGCCCGCGGACAAGATCTCGCAGCTCGCCGCCGGCAAGGTCGACGCGATCATGGGCTTCTTCCACGACCAGGGCCCCACCATCGAGAACACCACCGGCGAGACGGTCGACTACATCCTCTTCTCCGACTTCGGCATGAACGTCCTCGGCACCGGCATCGTCGCCTCCGACAAGCTGCTGGCCGACGACCCGGAGCTGGCCAAGGCGTTCGTCCGGGCCACCACCAAGTCCTGGGAGGAGGTCGAGGCCAACCAGGAGGAGGCCGTGAAGATCATGTCCGAGGCCGCGACCGAGCCGCCGCCGGACAACGTGCTCGCCAACCAGCTCAAGGACACGCTGCCGCTGCTGGAGGGCGACGGCGGCGCCATCGGCGTCAACTCCGAGGAGTCGTGGCAGGAGACTATCGACCTGCTGTCGGAGGGCGGGATGCTGAAGGAGGCCATGAAGCCCGCCGACTACTGGGACGCGTCGTACGCCGCTAAGGGGTGA
- a CDS encoding acyl-CoA dehydrogenase family protein — MAAVTHSVTNQAPPLVGYDVYAADAALTEAVERYVAPERRAEAHAELTALGLAAGSAEAQRWGVEANASPPVLHTHDRYGHRIDEVAFHPSWHRLLERGVAAGLTDAWDRPDGHVRRAAGFLVWTQAEAGHGCPLSMTHAAVPALRAQPELAAVWEPLLTSRVYEPGLAPVAGKAGAIAGMGMTEKQGGSDVRANTTRAEPAGDGAYALTGHKWFCSAPMSDAFLVLAQAPAGPAGAGPGGPTCFLLPRVLPDGSRNTFLLQRLKDKLGNRSNASAEVEFDGTTLAWRVGDEGRGIPAIIEMVAATRVDCATAAAAVMRQAVAQAVHHCTYRAAFGGVLADKPLMRNVLADLALESEAATALALRLAAAYDADTDEERAFLRLALPAAKYWVTKRCTPVTAEALECLGGNGYVEESGMPRLLREAPLNSIWEGSGNVQALDLLRALRREPRAVDAVLTEIGRARGADHRLDRAVKALLTELSDLEGVETRARRLAERLALVLQGALLVRYAPAAVADAFCASRLGGEWGAALGTLPHGPDLRAVVDRARPVAG; from the coding sequence ATGGCAGCAGTTACTCATTCGGTGACAAATCAGGCACCGCCCCTGGTCGGCTACGACGTCTACGCCGCGGACGCGGCCCTCACGGAGGCGGTCGAGCGGTACGTCGCGCCCGAGCGGCGCGCCGAGGCGCACGCGGAGCTGACCGCCCTCGGTCTGGCGGCGGGGTCCGCCGAGGCGCAGCGGTGGGGCGTCGAGGCGAACGCCTCGCCGCCGGTCCTGCACACCCACGACCGCTACGGCCACCGAATCGACGAGGTCGCCTTCCACCCCTCCTGGCACCGGCTGCTGGAGCGCGGCGTGGCCGCCGGGCTGACCGACGCCTGGGACCGGCCGGACGGGCACGTGCGGCGGGCCGCGGGGTTCCTGGTGTGGACGCAGGCCGAGGCGGGGCACGGCTGCCCGCTGTCGATGACGCACGCCGCGGTGCCCGCGCTGCGCGCCCAGCCGGAGCTGGCCGCCGTGTGGGAGCCGCTCCTGACCTCGCGGGTGTACGAACCGGGCCTGGCGCCCGTCGCCGGGAAGGCGGGGGCGATCGCCGGGATGGGGATGACGGAGAAGCAGGGCGGCTCGGACGTACGGGCGAACACCACGCGCGCGGAGCCGGCCGGGGACGGCGCCTACGCGCTGACGGGCCACAAGTGGTTCTGCTCGGCGCCGATGTCGGACGCCTTCCTGGTGCTCGCGCAGGCGCCGGCCGGGCCGGCCGGCGCCGGGCCCGGCGGGCCGACCTGCTTCCTGCTGCCGCGGGTGCTGCCGGACGGCAGCCGCAACACCTTCCTGCTGCAGCGGCTGAAGGACAAGCTCGGCAACCGTTCGAACGCCTCCGCGGAGGTCGAGTTCGACGGCACGACGCTCGCCTGGCGGGTCGGCGACGAGGGCCGCGGCATCCCGGCGATCATCGAGATGGTCGCCGCCACCCGGGTCGACTGCGCGACGGCCGCGGCGGCCGTGATGCGGCAGGCGGTCGCGCAGGCGGTGCACCACTGCACGTACCGCGCGGCGTTCGGCGGGGTGCTCGCCGACAAGCCGCTGATGCGCAACGTCCTGGCCGACCTGGCGCTGGAGTCGGAGGCGGCGACGGCGCTGGCGCTGCGGCTGGCGGCGGCGTACGACGCGGACACCGACGAGGAGCGGGCCTTCCTGCGGCTGGCGCTGCCGGCGGCGAAGTACTGGGTGACCAAGCGGTGTACGCCGGTGACGGCCGAGGCGCTGGAGTGCCTGGGCGGCAACGGGTACGTGGAGGAGTCGGGGATGCCGCGGCTGCTGCGCGAGGCCCCGCTGAACTCGATCTGGGAGGGCTCCGGCAACGTACAGGCGCTCGACCTGCTGCGGGCGCTGCGGCGGGAGCCGCGGGCGGTGGACGCCGTGCTCACCGAGATCGGCCGGGCGCGCGGCGCGGACCACCGGCTGGACCGGGCGGTCAAGGCCCTGCTGACGGAGCTGTCCGACCTGGAGGGAGTCGAGACCCGGGCGCGCCGGCTGGCGGAGCGGCTGGCGCTGGTGCTGCAGGGGGCGCTGCTCGTACGGTACGCGCCGGCGGCAGTGGCTGACGCCTTCTGCGCCTCGCGGCTGGGCGGCGAGTGGGGCGCGGCGCTGGGGACGCTGCCGCACGGGCCCGACCTGCGCGCGGTGGTCGACCGGGCCCGGCCGGTGGCGGGCTAG
- a CDS encoding GNAT family N-acetyltransferase — MENTALTTWSLEQTAGDDLSPAAVPAAVAAGELTVVRAEIPSPGFNRYLYGAVGADVSWTDRLVWDEERWRAFVEQPGTETWVAYERGTPAGYLELEGQPDGVVEITYFGLLPACRGRRIGGHLLSVGTARAWDLADRWPARAPTRRVWVHTCSDDGPHALDNYRRRGFRIFDVRTEDTRPGGARK; from the coding sequence GTGGAGAACACCGCACTCACCACCTGGTCACTGGAGCAGACCGCCGGAGACGATCTCAGCCCGGCGGCCGTGCCGGCCGCCGTCGCGGCGGGCGAACTCACCGTCGTGCGCGCGGAGATCCCGTCCCCGGGCTTCAACCGGTATCTCTACGGGGCCGTCGGCGCCGACGTGTCCTGGACGGACCGGCTGGTGTGGGACGAGGAGCGCTGGCGGGCCTTCGTCGAGCAGCCGGGGACCGAGACGTGGGTGGCGTACGAGCGCGGGACACCGGCCGGCTATCTGGAGCTCGAGGGGCAGCCGGACGGGGTGGTGGAGATCACCTACTTCGGTCTGCTGCCCGCCTGCCGCGGCCGGCGCATCGGCGGGCACCTGCTCTCCGTGGGCACGGCGCGCGCCTGGGACCTGGCCGACAGGTGGCCCGCGCGGGCGCCCACGCGCCGGGTGTGGGTGCACACCTGCAGCGACGACGGTCCGCACGCCCTGGACAACTACCGGCGCCGCGGCTTCCGGATCTTCGACGTACGGACCGAGGACACCCGGCCCGGCGGCGCGCGGAAATAG
- a CDS encoding helix-turn-helix domain-containing protein — MRGPRAGWGRALTGAGGPAGGSASGRAGGRTDGRATEAYALPLPKLPAAADRPREVIGDSWRRAEESGLDRECGRPRRQVGVAELEWRRRTAGVGALREVLRDGLIPAEDTVPEHVVVVTDADGVVLWRDGERAMLKAVSRIGLAEGASWSEDSVGTNGIGTALATGHPVGVYGDEHFLRTCRRWSCAAAPLTDPRDGRLLGVVNVTGPARTMPTMSLAFVTAVGRVAEGELRDRHWTAMERLRAVAAPVLAGVGGRVLAVDEHGWAAAATGMVPPERVALPKSPAAGPCVLPGLGRCALEPLPGGGWLVRVEPEGTAAAPTRVVLDLTRPASPSLAVLGGAGRWSQQVSPRHAELLYLLAVHRDGFSSTALADALFGDPGRTVTVRAELSRLRRKLGGLLAHRPYRFSDEVDVQLLLPTRPADLLPRSTAPAVLAARS, encoded by the coding sequence GTGCGTGGCCCCCGGGCCGGCTGGGGCCGTGCGCTGACCGGTGCGGGCGGGCCGGCGGGCGGCTCGGCGAGCGGCCGCGCGGGCGGGCGTACGGACGGGCGTGCCACCGAGGCGTACGCGCTCCCCCTGCCGAAGCTGCCGGCGGCCGCCGACCGGCCGCGCGAGGTGATCGGCGACTCGTGGCGCCGCGCGGAGGAGAGCGGCCTGGACCGCGAGTGCGGCCGGCCGCGGCGCCAGGTGGGCGTGGCGGAGCTGGAGTGGCGGCGGCGTACGGCGGGTGTAGGCGCCCTGCGCGAGGTGCTGCGCGACGGGCTGATCCCGGCCGAGGACACCGTGCCCGAGCACGTCGTCGTGGTCACCGACGCCGACGGCGTGGTGCTGTGGCGGGACGGGGAGCGCGCGATGCTCAAGGCGGTGAGCCGCATCGGGCTGGCGGAGGGCGCGAGTTGGAGCGAGGACTCCGTCGGCACCAACGGCATCGGCACCGCGCTGGCGACGGGCCACCCCGTGGGCGTCTACGGCGACGAGCACTTCCTGCGCACCTGCCGCCGGTGGAGCTGCGCCGCCGCGCCGCTGACGGACCCGCGCGACGGGCGGCTGCTCGGCGTGGTCAACGTGACCGGCCCGGCGCGCACGATGCCGACGATGTCGCTGGCGTTCGTCACCGCCGTCGGCCGGGTCGCGGAGGGCGAGCTGCGGGACCGGCACTGGACGGCGATGGAGCGGCTGCGGGCCGTCGCCGCGCCCGTCCTCGCGGGTGTCGGCGGCCGGGTGCTGGCCGTGGACGAGCACGGCTGGGCGGCGGCGGCCACCGGGATGGTGCCGCCGGAGCGGGTGGCGCTGCCGAAGTCGCCGGCGGCGGGCCCGTGCGTGCTGCCGGGTCTCGGGCGGTGTGCGCTGGAGCCGCTGCCGGGCGGTGGGTGGCTGGTACGGGTCGAGCCGGAGGGGACCGCGGCGGCGCCGACCCGGGTGGTGCTGGACCTGACCCGGCCGGCGTCGCCGAGCCTGGCGGTGCTGGGCGGCGCGGGGCGCTGGTCGCAGCAGGTGAGCCCGCGGCACGCGGAGTTGCTGTACCTGCTGGCGGTGCACCGCGACGGGTTCAGCTCCACGGCGCTGGCCGACGCGCTCTTCGGCGACCCGGGGCGCACGGTGACGGTACGCGCGGAGCTGTCCCGGCTGCGCCGGAAGCTGGGCGGGCTGCTGGCGCATCGGCCGTATCGTTTCTCCGACGAGGTCGACGTCCAGCTCCTGCTCCCCACCCGGCCCGCCGACCTGCTCCCCCGGTCCACGGCCCCGGCGGTCCTGGCCGCCCGGAGCTGA
- a CDS encoding nitrite/sulfite reductase, translating into MANSSSRPTAAGRRKAGRHRGEGQWAAGHFTPLNGNEQVKKDDDGLNVRTRIETIYSKRGFDSIDPADLRGRMRWWGLYTQRKPGIDGGKTAVLEPHELDDEYFMLRVRVDGGRLTVTQLRTIGEISQEFARGTADLTDRQNIQLHWIRIEDVPEIWRRLESVGLSTTEACGDVPRVVLGSPVAGIAADEIIDGTPAIEEIQRRVVGNPAYSNLPRKFKGAVSGSRQLDVVHEINDVAFVGVEHPELGPGFDVWVGGGLSTNPRLGERLGAWVPLEDVPDVFEGVVAIFRDYGYRRLRNRARLKYLLADWGPEKFRQVLQDEYLLRTLADGPAPAVPAERWRDHIGVHRQHDGRYYLGFAARVGRVDGGTLTKIAELAAQHGSDRLRTTVEQKMLILDVEEDQVEPLREALAALDLQVEPSAFRRGTMACTGIEFCKLAIVETKARGAALVDELERRLPDFDEPITVNLNGCPNSCARIQVADIGLKGQLVTDENGEQVEGYQVHLGGGLGLDPGFGRKVRGLKVTAEQLPDYVERVLTRYAAGREEGERFAQWAARAGEEDLK; encoded by the coding sequence ATGGCTAACTCCTCCTCGCGCCCCACCGCGGCCGGTCGTCGCAAGGCCGGTCGCCACCGCGGCGAAGGCCAGTGGGCCGCCGGCCACTTCACGCCGCTCAACGGCAACGAGCAGGTCAAGAAGGACGACGACGGTCTCAATGTGCGGACACGCATTGAGACGATCTACTCCAAGCGCGGCTTCGACTCCATCGACCCCGCCGACCTGCGCGGCCGGATGCGGTGGTGGGGCCTGTACACCCAGCGCAAGCCCGGCATCGACGGCGGCAAGACGGCGGTCCTGGAGCCGCACGAGCTGGACGACGAGTACTTCATGCTCCGCGTCCGCGTCGACGGCGGCCGGCTGACGGTCACCCAGTTGCGGACGATCGGCGAGATCTCCCAGGAGTTCGCGCGCGGCACCGCGGACCTCACCGACCGGCAGAACATCCAGTTGCACTGGATCCGGATCGAGGACGTCCCGGAGATCTGGCGCCGGCTGGAGTCGGTCGGGCTGTCCACCACCGAGGCGTGCGGCGACGTCCCGCGCGTCGTCCTCGGCTCTCCCGTCGCCGGCATCGCCGCGGACGAGATCATCGACGGCACCCCGGCCATCGAGGAGATCCAGCGGCGCGTCGTGGGCAACCCCGCCTACTCCAACCTGCCCCGGAAGTTCAAGGGCGCCGTCTCCGGCTCCCGGCAGCTCGACGTGGTGCACGAGATCAACGACGTCGCCTTCGTCGGCGTCGAGCACCCGGAGCTGGGCCCGGGGTTCGACGTCTGGGTCGGCGGCGGCCTGTCCACGAACCCCAGGCTGGGGGAGCGGCTCGGCGCCTGGGTGCCGCTGGAGGACGTACCGGACGTCTTCGAGGGCGTCGTCGCCATCTTCCGCGACTACGGCTACCGCCGGCTGCGCAACCGGGCCCGGCTGAAGTACCTGCTCGCGGACTGGGGCCCGGAAAAGTTCCGCCAGGTGCTCCAGGACGAGTACCTGCTGCGCACCCTCGCCGACGGCCCCGCGCCCGCGGTGCCCGCCGAGCGCTGGCGCGACCACATCGGGGTGCACCGGCAGCACGACGGCCGCTACTACCTGGGCTTCGCCGCCCGCGTCGGCCGCGTCGACGGCGGCACGCTGACGAAGATCGCCGAGCTGGCGGCCCAGCACGGGTCCGACCGGCTCCGTACCACCGTCGAACAGAAGATGCTCATCCTCGACGTCGAGGAGGACCAGGTCGAGCCGCTGCGCGAGGCGCTGGCGGCGCTGGACCTCCAGGTCGAGCCGTCGGCGTTCCGGCGCGGCACGATGGCCTGCACCGGCATCGAGTTCTGCAAGCTGGCGATCGTCGAGACGAAGGCCCGCGGCGCGGCGCTCGTCGACGAGCTGGAGCGGCGGCTGCCCGACTTCGACGAGCCGATCACCGTCAACCTCAACGGCTGCCCGAACTCCTGCGCCCGTATCCAGGTGGCGGACATCGGTCTCAAGGGGCAGCTCGTCACCGACGAGAACGGCGAGCAGGTCGAGGGCTACCAGGTCCACCTCGGTGGCGGCCTCGGCCTGGACCCGGGCTTCGGCCGCAAGGTGCGCGGCCTGAAGGTCACCGCGGAGCAGCTTCCGGACTACGTCGAGCGCGTGCTCACCCGCTACGCCGCCGGCCGCGAGGAGGGCGAGCGGTTCGCCCAGTGGGCCGCGCGCGCCGGCGAGGAGGACCTCAAGTGA
- a CDS encoding ABC transporter ATP-binding protein: MPQLEQKKSAATDAADSASIDIRDVTCTFTTKRSRTTAVDGVSMRIEPGEFVSILGPSGCGKSTLLKMIAGLVLPTTGQVSLLGQEVTRPQRNIGFAFQRAALLQWRGARKNILLQAEMRGMDKQTAARRADELIELTGLTGFEDALPHELSGGMQQRVALCRALLHEPPVLLLDEPFGALDALTREHLNVELNRIWRETGTTIVLVTHSISEAIYLGTRVEVMSARPGRIVETMPVDLPRTRDYGKVMSAPEFETLAARIRGLLGGAH; encoded by the coding sequence GTGCCGCAGCTCGAACAGAAGAAGTCCGCCGCGACCGACGCGGCGGATTCCGCAAGCATCGACATCCGCGATGTGACGTGCACGTTCACGACGAAGCGCAGTCGCACCACGGCGGTCGACGGGGTCTCGATGCGGATCGAGCCCGGTGAGTTCGTCTCCATCCTCGGCCCGTCGGGCTGCGGCAAGTCGACCCTGCTGAAGATGATCGCCGGTCTGGTGCTGCCGACGACGGGCCAGGTCAGCCTGCTGGGCCAGGAGGTGACCCGTCCACAGCGCAACATCGGCTTCGCGTTCCAGCGGGCCGCGCTGCTGCAGTGGCGCGGGGCGCGGAAGAACATCCTGCTCCAGGCCGAGATGCGCGGCATGGACAAGCAGACCGCGGCCCGCCGGGCCGACGAGCTGATCGAGCTGACGGGCCTGACGGGCTTCGAGGACGCCCTGCCGCACGAGCTGTCCGGCGGCATGCAGCAGCGGGTGGCCCTGTGCCGCGCGCTGCTGCACGAGCCGCCGGTGCTGCTCCTCGACGAGCCGTTCGGCGCGCTGGACGCGCTGACGCGGGAGCACCTGAACGTGGAGCTGAACCGCATCTGGCGGGAGACGGGCACGACCATCGTGCTGGTCACCCACTCCATCTCGGAGGCGATCTACCTCGGCACCCGGGTGGAGGTCATGAGCGCCCGCCCGGGCCGGATCGTCGAGACGATGCCGGTGGACCTGCCGCGGACCCGCGACTACGGAAAGGTCATGTCGGCCCCGGAGTTCGAAACCCTGGCGGCCCGCATCCGCGGCCTCCTGGGCGGCGCCCACTAG
- a CDS encoding sirohydrochlorin chelatase — MHPVLLIVAHGSRDPRHAATVTALAAQVAAARPRVRVETCYLDHCAPPVPRALRRLYDEGVREVVALPLLLARAFHAKSDIPAVLDEVRAALPRLRVTQGGVLGPDALLTAALDRRMAEAGLHLPAERARTGVVLAAAGSSDPEAIASVAETAREWRRTAGWCAVRPAFASAAPPRTAGAVRALRADGAERVAVAPYVIAPGFLPDRIVRGAAEARADVLAPVLGAAPELARLLARRYDEARAGERLPLTA, encoded by the coding sequence ATGCATCCCGTACTGCTCATCGTCGCCCACGGCAGCCGCGACCCGCGGCACGCCGCCACCGTCACCGCGCTCGCGGCGCAGGTGGCGGCGGCGCGGCCGCGGGTGCGGGTGGAGACCTGCTATCTGGACCACTGCGCCCCGCCCGTGCCGCGGGCGCTGCGGCGGCTGTACGACGAGGGCGTACGAGAGGTCGTCGCGCTGCCGCTGCTGCTGGCCCGCGCCTTCCACGCCAAGTCCGACATCCCCGCCGTCCTGGACGAGGTGCGGGCCGCCCTGCCGCGGCTGCGCGTGACGCAGGGCGGCGTGCTGGGCCCGGACGCGCTGCTGACGGCGGCGCTGGACCGCCGGATGGCCGAGGCCGGGCTGCACCTGCCCGCGGAGCGGGCCCGCACGGGCGTCGTGCTGGCCGCGGCGGGCTCCTCCGACCCGGAGGCGATCGCGAGCGTCGCCGAGACCGCGCGGGAGTGGCGGCGTACCGCAGGATGGTGCGCCGTGCGGCCCGCGTTCGCCTCCGCGGCACCACCCCGCACCGCCGGCGCCGTCCGCGCGCTGCGCGCGGACGGCGCCGAGCGGGTGGCGGTGGCGCCGTACGTCATCGCCCCCGGCTTCCTGCCCGACCGCATCGTGCGGGGCGCCGCCGAGGCGCGGGCGGACGTGCTCGCGCCGGTGCTGGGCGCGGCGCCGGAGCTGGCGCGGCTGCTGGCGCGGCGGTACGACGAGGCCCGCGCCGGCGAGCGGCTCCCGCTCACCGCCTAG
- a CDS encoding ABC transporter permease, whose translation MTTAQDDIKARAAVPTAHERTGRRGARLGNQLAAFGSAVWRPLIVLAVIGLVWWFVTAREMVERYLVPTPGSVFEVMWEDRSMLAEHTYVTLYETVIGFLLAALIGIASAVLIVYSKTAERSLYPIILFAQVIPKIAIAPILIVWFGTGLSPKIILAVLIAFFPVVVSGVAGLRDTDPELLDLSATMGASRWSVFVKVRFPGALPQLMAGLKVAVTLAVVGAVVGEFVGASEGLGYILLLASGNLNSALLFADLILMSAIGVVLFVVIEVAESLLIPWHASRREGSSVTMATT comes from the coding sequence GTGACAACGGCACAGGACGACATCAAGGCGCGCGCCGCCGTCCCGACCGCTCACGAGCGGACGGGGCGGCGCGGAGCGCGCCTCGGCAACCAGCTCGCCGCCTTCGGCTCCGCCGTGTGGCGGCCCCTCATCGTGCTCGCCGTGATCGGCCTCGTCTGGTGGTTCGTCACCGCGCGGGAGATGGTCGAGCGCTACCTCGTCCCCACCCCGGGCTCGGTCTTCGAGGTCATGTGGGAAGACCGCTCGATGCTCGCGGAGCACACCTACGTGACGCTGTACGAGACGGTCATCGGCTTCCTGCTCGCGGCCCTCATCGGCATCGCCTCGGCCGTGCTCATCGTCTACTCCAAGACCGCGGAGCGCTCGCTCTACCCGATCATCCTCTTCGCCCAGGTCATCCCGAAGATCGCGATCGCGCCGATCCTCATCGTGTGGTTCGGCACCGGGCTCTCCCCGAAGATCATCCTGGCGGTGCTGATCGCCTTCTTCCCCGTCGTGGTCTCCGGCGTCGCCGGGCTGCGCGACACCGACCCCGAACTGCTGGACCTCTCCGCGACGATGGGCGCCAGCCGGTGGAGCGTCTTCGTCAAGGTGCGGTTCCCCGGCGCGCTCCCGCAGCTCATGGCGGGGCTGAAGGTCGCCGTGACCCTCGCCGTGGTCGGCGCCGTCGTCGGCGAGTTCGTCGGCGCCAGCGAGGGACTCGGCTACATCCTGCTGCTGGCCAGCGGCAACCTGAACTCGGCGCTGCTGTTCGCGGACCTGATCCTCATGTCGGCGATCGGCGTGGTGCTGTTCGTCGTCATCGAGGTCGCCGAGTCCCTGCTCATCCCGTGGCACGCCAGCCGCCGCGAGGGCTCCAGCGTGACCATGGCGACCACCTGA